The following proteins are encoded in a genomic region of Triticum dicoccoides isolate Atlit2015 ecotype Zavitan chromosome 1B, WEW_v2.0, whole genome shotgun sequence:
- the LOC119349820 gene encoding disease resistance protein RGA5-like isoform X2: MTGGIVTVASGVIDPLIGKLTALMGDEYNKFKGVKKQGSFLQKELSAMNAALQKLELIDEIDPTVKDWRDHVREISYDMENCIDDFIRQSRADDAKAGFIKKTARRIKKLRECLRIADRMEDLKTLAIEANARRQRYNIDDWKPTSSTVAVDPRLRAVYQEADTLVGIDGPREEVATILMDARKKLKVVSIVGFGGLGKTTLAKQLKLGMRDPDTSRTRKVDDIIEELRQHLKEKRYLIVVDDVWDQPTWNTIKCAFPEDINGSRVVVTTRVKDVAAAACQNDGEGIYKMEPLSEKNSRMLLLNRVFGSKHDCPPHLKEVMAEILKKCHGLPLAVITIASLLANKETSRKSWESIRDSLGTQLATNPTLEETKSILNLSYMHLPAHLRACFLYFGMYPEDRDIERDDLVRQWIAEGLVSNLHGHDLEDVGRSYFNELINRSMIQPGMVYREEVVSCRVHDMMLDLILSRCDEDNFISVAYNYNDMARLGGNKYKVRRLSLSCVAGRGATYAPNIDICLSQVRSFALFWTPPPSLLLFKYLRVLRIEEYNHDWEATLDLTAIGQLFLLRYLYVTVSCYVQLPVELQGLVYLETLEIPFAQLKSIPSDISQLSCLSYLNIRMESFMSECIGPIKSLRSLVINGDELSKKEVHSVKVIMGLGELIDLRKLEIGVNGWEKPERDALADSLAKLHNLKCLNFSTGSTKEDNQLGSLSNPFPHLEEFVGPGTWEFRRVPVWMGGLNCLRILELCVTEPSIQDVNLLGKLPSLILLRLLMSHIPKGSAILGAGLFPVLKRLQFWADEDVGAYLGFEAGAMPNLRSLDITTSSEHGAIPVGLEHLLRLEKIYLSRARTGDAIVSAFRDALSAHPNRPSVCYWLCY; the protein is encoded by the exons ATGACCGGAGGAATCGTGACCGTGGCGAGCGGGGTGATTGACCCCCTCATCGGCAAGCTCACCGCACTCATGGGTGATGAGTACAACAAGTTTAAAGGGGTCAAGAAGCAGGGGTCCTTCCTCCAGAAGGAACTCAGCGCCATGAACGCTGCCCTACAGAAGCTTGAGCTCATTGATGAGATCGATCCAACCGTCAAGGATTGGAGGGACCATGTTAGGGAGATATCGTATGACATGGAGAATTGTATCGATGACTTCATCCGGCAATCTCGTGCTGACGATGCCAAGGCGGGCTTCATCAAGAAGACTGCTCGGCGCATCAAAAAGTTGCGAGAGTGTCTTCGGATAGCTGATCGGATGGAAGATCTTAAGACTCTTGCCATAGAGGCAAATGCTCGGCGTCAAAGGTATAATATTGATGATTGGAAGCCTACCTCAAGCACTGTGGCCGTTGACCCTCGACTGCGAGCGGTCTACCAGGAGGCGGATACTCTCGTGGGCATCGATGGCCCAAGGGAGGAGGTTGCCACTATTTTGATGGATGCTCGAAAgaaactcaaagtggtgtcaattgTGGGCTTCGGTGGTCTTGGTAAAACTACACTTGCCAAGCAG TTGAAACTAGGGATGAGGGATCCCGATACATCTCGCACTCGCAAGGTTGACGACATCATTGAAGAGCTAAGGCAACATCTGAAAGAGAAGAG GTACCTGATTGTCGTTGATGATGTGTGGGATCAACCAACATGGAATACCATTAAGTGTGCTTTTCCTGAAGATATTAATGGAAGTAGAGTAGTAGTTACAACACGAGTGAAAGACGTGGCTGCAGCAGCCTGTCAGAATGACGGCGAGGGCATCTACAAAATGGAACCCCTCAGTGAGAAAAACTCAAGAATGCTATTGTTGAATAGAGTATTTGGGTCCAAACATGATTGTCCACCCCATCTGAAAGAAGTTATGGCTGAGATTTTGAAGAAGTGTCATGGATTGCCACTTGCAGTTATCACAATAGCTAGCCTATTAGCCAATAAAGAAACGTCAAGGAAGAGCTGGGAGAGCATAAGGGATTCTTTGGGTACCCAGCTTGCCACAAATCCCACCTTGGAAGAGACGAAGAGTATATTAAACTTGAGCTACATGCATCTTCCTGCTCATCTGCGGGCATGCTTTTTGTACTTTGGTATGTATCCCGAGGACCGCGACATCGAGAGGGACGATCTGGTTCGGCAATGGATAGCTGAAGGCCTTGTCAGTAATTTGCATGGGCATGACCTAGAGGATGTTGGGAGGAGTTATTTCAATGAGCTAATTAACAGAAGTATGATTCAGCCTGGTATGGTATACCGTGAAGAGGTGGTGTCATGTAGAGTACATGACATGATGCTTGATTTGATCCTAAGCAGGTGTGATGAAGATAACTTTATAAGTGTGGCATACAATTATAATGACATGGCAAGACTGGGTGGCAATAAATACAAGGTTCGACGATTATCTCTGAGTTGTGTGGCTGGTCGTGGAGCAACATATGCACCAAATATTGATATCTGCCTATCACAAGTTCGGTCATTTGCACTGTTCTGGACCCCCCCGCCTTCTCTTTTGCTGTTCAAGTATCTCCGGGTGTTGAGAATAGAAGAATACAACCATGATTGGGAGGCCACACTTGACCTCACTGCTATTGGCCAGTTGTTTCTCTTGAGGTATTTGTATGTTACAGTGTCATGTTACGTACAGCTCCCTGTTGAACTTCAAGGGCTTGTTTACTTGGAGACGTTGGAGATACCTTTTGCACAACTCAAGAGCATTCCCTCGGATATATCCCAGTTGTCTTGCTTGTCATATCTTAATATTAGGATGGAAAGTTTCATGTCTGAATGTATTGGGCCTATAAAATCACTGCGCAGTCTGGTAATAAATGGTGATGAGTTGTCCAAGAAGGAAGTTCATTCAGTGAAGGTTATTATGGGTCTCGGAGAGCTGATCGATCTAAGGAAACTGGAGATCGGAGTAAATGGTTGGGAAAAGCCAGAACGTGATGCTCTCGCCGACTCCCTTGCAAAGCTCCATAACCTCAAATGTCTTAATTTCAGTACTGGCAGTACTAAAGAAGATAACCAACTGGGCTCATTATCTAATCCTTTTCCGCATCTCGAGGAATTTGTCGGCCCCGGTACATGGGAATTTCGTAGAGTTCCCGTATGGATGGGTGGTCTAAATTGCCTTCGCATCCTGGAGCTGTGTGTGACGGAGCCGTCAATTCAGGATGTCAATCTTCTTGGAAAGCTTCCGTCCCTCATCCTACTCCGGCTCTTGATGTCACATATCCCTAAAGGAAGCGCTATATTGGGCGCGGGACTGTTCCCGGTTCTGAAGAGGCTCCAGTtttgggctgatgaagatgttggGGCTTACCTAGGGTTCGAGGCTGGGGCCATGCCCAACCTACGAAGCCTCGATATCACCACATCGAGCGAACACGGCGCTATACCAGTTGGCCTGGAGCACCTGTTACGCCTTGAGAAGATCTATCTGAGTAGGGCTCGCACCGGTGATGCCATAGTGTCTGCGTTCAGGGACGCTTTGTCAGCGCACCCAAACCGCCCTTCCGTTTGCTACTGGCTATGCTACTGA
- the LOC119349820 gene encoding disease resistance protein RGA5-like isoform X1: protein MTGGIVTVASGVIDPLIGKLTALMGDEYNKFKGVKKQGSFLQKELSAMNAALQKLELIDEIDPTVKDWRDHVREISYDMENCIDDFIRQSRADDAKAGFIKKTARRIKKLRECLRIADRMEDLKTLAIEANARRQRYNIDDWKPTSSTVAVDPRLRAVYQEADTLVGIDGPREEVATILMDARKKLKVVSIVGFGGLGKTTLAKQVYDKIGSLFDCKAFFSVSQRPDMTELLNNFQLKLGMRDPDTSRTRKVDDIIEELRQHLKEKRYLIVVDDVWDQPTWNTIKCAFPEDINGSRVVVTTRVKDVAAAACQNDGEGIYKMEPLSEKNSRMLLLNRVFGSKHDCPPHLKEVMAEILKKCHGLPLAVITIASLLANKETSRKSWESIRDSLGTQLATNPTLEETKSILNLSYMHLPAHLRACFLYFGMYPEDRDIERDDLVRQWIAEGLVSNLHGHDLEDVGRSYFNELINRSMIQPGMVYREEVVSCRVHDMMLDLILSRCDEDNFISVAYNYNDMARLGGNKYKVRRLSLSCVAGRGATYAPNIDICLSQVRSFALFWTPPPSLLLFKYLRVLRIEEYNHDWEATLDLTAIGQLFLLRYLYVTVSCYVQLPVELQGLVYLETLEIPFAQLKSIPSDISQLSCLSYLNIRMESFMSECIGPIKSLRSLVINGDELSKKEVHSVKVIMGLGELIDLRKLEIGVNGWEKPERDALADSLAKLHNLKCLNFSTGSTKEDNQLGSLSNPFPHLEEFVGPGTWEFRRVPVWMGGLNCLRILELCVTEPSIQDVNLLGKLPSLILLRLLMSHIPKGSAILGAGLFPVLKRLQFWADEDVGAYLGFEAGAMPNLRSLDITTSSEHGAIPVGLEHLLRLEKIYLSRARTGDAIVSAFRDALSAHPNRPSVCYWLCY from the exons ATGACCGGAGGAATCGTGACCGTGGCGAGCGGGGTGATTGACCCCCTCATCGGCAAGCTCACCGCACTCATGGGTGATGAGTACAACAAGTTTAAAGGGGTCAAGAAGCAGGGGTCCTTCCTCCAGAAGGAACTCAGCGCCATGAACGCTGCCCTACAGAAGCTTGAGCTCATTGATGAGATCGATCCAACCGTCAAGGATTGGAGGGACCATGTTAGGGAGATATCGTATGACATGGAGAATTGTATCGATGACTTCATCCGGCAATCTCGTGCTGACGATGCCAAGGCGGGCTTCATCAAGAAGACTGCTCGGCGCATCAAAAAGTTGCGAGAGTGTCTTCGGATAGCTGATCGGATGGAAGATCTTAAGACTCTTGCCATAGAGGCAAATGCTCGGCGTCAAAGGTATAATATTGATGATTGGAAGCCTACCTCAAGCACTGTGGCCGTTGACCCTCGACTGCGAGCGGTCTACCAGGAGGCGGATACTCTCGTGGGCATCGATGGCCCAAGGGAGGAGGTTGCCACTATTTTGATGGATGCTCGAAAgaaactcaaagtggtgtcaattgTGGGCTTCGGTGGTCTTGGTAAAACTACACTTGCCAAGCAGGTGTATGACAAAATTGGCTCGCTGTTCGACTGCAAAGCATTCTTTTCAGTTTCGCAGAGGCCTGATATGACTGAGTTGCTCAACAATTTCCAGTTGAAACTAGGGATGAGGGATCCCGATACATCTCGCACTCGCAAGGTTGACGACATCATTGAAGAGCTAAGGCAACATCTGAAAGAGAAGAG GTACCTGATTGTCGTTGATGATGTGTGGGATCAACCAACATGGAATACCATTAAGTGTGCTTTTCCTGAAGATATTAATGGAAGTAGAGTAGTAGTTACAACACGAGTGAAAGACGTGGCTGCAGCAGCCTGTCAGAATGACGGCGAGGGCATCTACAAAATGGAACCCCTCAGTGAGAAAAACTCAAGAATGCTATTGTTGAATAGAGTATTTGGGTCCAAACATGATTGTCCACCCCATCTGAAAGAAGTTATGGCTGAGATTTTGAAGAAGTGTCATGGATTGCCACTTGCAGTTATCACAATAGCTAGCCTATTAGCCAATAAAGAAACGTCAAGGAAGAGCTGGGAGAGCATAAGGGATTCTTTGGGTACCCAGCTTGCCACAAATCCCACCTTGGAAGAGACGAAGAGTATATTAAACTTGAGCTACATGCATCTTCCTGCTCATCTGCGGGCATGCTTTTTGTACTTTGGTATGTATCCCGAGGACCGCGACATCGAGAGGGACGATCTGGTTCGGCAATGGATAGCTGAAGGCCTTGTCAGTAATTTGCATGGGCATGACCTAGAGGATGTTGGGAGGAGTTATTTCAATGAGCTAATTAACAGAAGTATGATTCAGCCTGGTATGGTATACCGTGAAGAGGTGGTGTCATGTAGAGTACATGACATGATGCTTGATTTGATCCTAAGCAGGTGTGATGAAGATAACTTTATAAGTGTGGCATACAATTATAATGACATGGCAAGACTGGGTGGCAATAAATACAAGGTTCGACGATTATCTCTGAGTTGTGTGGCTGGTCGTGGAGCAACATATGCACCAAATATTGATATCTGCCTATCACAAGTTCGGTCATTTGCACTGTTCTGGACCCCCCCGCCTTCTCTTTTGCTGTTCAAGTATCTCCGGGTGTTGAGAATAGAAGAATACAACCATGATTGGGAGGCCACACTTGACCTCACTGCTATTGGCCAGTTGTTTCTCTTGAGGTATTTGTATGTTACAGTGTCATGTTACGTACAGCTCCCTGTTGAACTTCAAGGGCTTGTTTACTTGGAGACGTTGGAGATACCTTTTGCACAACTCAAGAGCATTCCCTCGGATATATCCCAGTTGTCTTGCTTGTCATATCTTAATATTAGGATGGAAAGTTTCATGTCTGAATGTATTGGGCCTATAAAATCACTGCGCAGTCTGGTAATAAATGGTGATGAGTTGTCCAAGAAGGAAGTTCATTCAGTGAAGGTTATTATGGGTCTCGGAGAGCTGATCGATCTAAGGAAACTGGAGATCGGAGTAAATGGTTGGGAAAAGCCAGAACGTGATGCTCTCGCCGACTCCCTTGCAAAGCTCCATAACCTCAAATGTCTTAATTTCAGTACTGGCAGTACTAAAGAAGATAACCAACTGGGCTCATTATCTAATCCTTTTCCGCATCTCGAGGAATTTGTCGGCCCCGGTACATGGGAATTTCGTAGAGTTCCCGTATGGATGGGTGGTCTAAATTGCCTTCGCATCCTGGAGCTGTGTGTGACGGAGCCGTCAATTCAGGATGTCAATCTTCTTGGAAAGCTTCCGTCCCTCATCCTACTCCGGCTCTTGATGTCACATATCCCTAAAGGAAGCGCTATATTGGGCGCGGGACTGTTCCCGGTTCTGAAGAGGCTCCAGTtttgggctgatgaagatgttggGGCTTACCTAGGGTTCGAGGCTGGGGCCATGCCCAACCTACGAAGCCTCGATATCACCACATCGAGCGAACACGGCGCTATACCAGTTGGCCTGGAGCACCTGTTACGCCTTGAGAAGATCTATCTGAGTAGGGCTCGCACCGGTGATGCCATAGTGTCTGCGTTCAGGGACGCTTTGTCAGCGCACCCAAACCGCCCTTCCGTTTGCTACTGGCTATGCTACTGA